A single region of the Pseudomonas sp. B21-023 genome encodes:
- the dgcB gene encoding dimethylglycine demethylation protein DgcB produces MLNTLLPILLFTALVLAVLGALRRVRMWRRGRPSKVDLLGGLLAMPRRYLVDLHHVVERDKYMSKTHVATAGGFVLSAVLAILVHGFGLHSKILGYALLVATVIMFSGALFVFKRRLNPPSRLSKGPWMRLPKSLLMFAASFFIATLPVAGILPEGTGGWVLVALLGIGVLWGVSELFFGMTWGGPMKHAFAGALHLAWHRRAERFGGGRSTGLKPLDLEDPNAPLGVEKPVDFTWNQLLGFDACVQCGKCEAMCPAFAAGQPLNPKKLIQDMVIGLAGGTDARFAGSPYPGKPVGEHGGHPHQPIVNGLVDAETLWSCTTCRACVEECPMMIEHVDAIVDMRRHLTLEKGATPNKGAEVLDNLIATDNPGGFAPGGRMNWAADLNLKLLSEVKTTEVLFWVGDGAFDMRNQRTLRAFVKVLKASGVDFAVLGLEERDSGDVARRLGDEATFQQLAKRNIQTLAKYQFQRIVTCDPHSFHVLKNEYGALGGEYQVQHHSTYIAELIAAGKLNLGQHKGGSVTYHDPCYLGRYNGEYQAPRDVLKALGIEVREMQRSGFRSRCCGGGGGAPITDIPGKQRIPDMRMDDIRETEAELVAVGCPQCTAMLEGVVEPRPQIKDLAELVADVLIEDEAPASAKSPAAKREPAEVH; encoded by the coding sequence ATGTTGAACACCCTTCTACCCATCCTGCTGTTCACCGCCCTCGTCCTGGCGGTGCTCGGCGCCCTGCGCCGGGTGCGCATGTGGCGGCGCGGGCGGCCGAGCAAGGTTGACCTGCTTGGTGGCCTGCTGGCCATGCCACGGCGCTACCTGGTGGATCTGCACCATGTGGTCGAGCGCGACAAGTACATGTCCAAGACCCACGTGGCCACCGCCGGCGGCTTCGTGCTCTCGGCCGTGCTGGCGATCCTGGTGCATGGCTTTGGCCTGCACAGCAAGATCCTCGGTTACGCCCTGCTGGTGGCCACGGTGATCATGTTCAGTGGCGCCCTGTTTGTCTTCAAGCGCCGGCTGAACCCGCCCTCCCGGCTGTCCAAAGGGCCGTGGATGCGCCTGCCCAAGAGCCTGCTGATGTTCGCGGCGAGCTTCTTCATTGCTACCTTGCCGGTGGCGGGGATCCTGCCTGAAGGCACGGGCGGCTGGGTACTGGTCGCACTGCTGGGTATCGGCGTACTGTGGGGCGTGTCCGAACTGTTCTTCGGCATGACCTGGGGCGGGCCGATGAAGCACGCCTTCGCCGGTGCCCTGCACCTGGCCTGGCACCGCCGCGCCGAACGCTTTGGTGGTGGCCGCTCCACGGGCCTCAAGCCGCTGGATCTGGAAGACCCGAACGCGCCGCTGGGCGTGGAAAAACCGGTGGACTTCACCTGGAACCAGTTGCTCGGTTTCGACGCCTGCGTACAGTGCGGCAAATGCGAGGCCATGTGCCCGGCGTTCGCCGCTGGCCAGCCGCTGAACCCGAAGAAACTCATCCAGGACATGGTCATCGGCCTTGCCGGTGGCACCGACGCGCGGTTCGCCGGCAGCCCGTACCCGGGCAAGCCGGTCGGCGAGCATGGCGGCCACCCGCACCAGCCGATCGTCAACGGCCTGGTGGATGCCGAGACGCTGTGGTCGTGCACGACTTGCCGCGCCTGCGTCGAGGAATGCCCGATGATGATCGAGCACGTCGATGCCATCGTCGACATGCGCCGCCACCTGACTCTCGAAAAAGGCGCTACCCCGAACAAGGGCGCCGAGGTGCTGGACAACCTGATCGCCACCGACAACCCCGGCGGCTTCGCCCCCGGCGGGCGGATGAACTGGGCGGCCGACCTCAACCTGAAGCTGCTCTCAGAGGTGAAAACCACCGAGGTACTGTTCTGGGTGGGCGATGGCGCCTTCGATATGCGCAACCAGCGCACCCTGCGCGCTTTCGTCAAAGTGCTCAAAGCGTCCGGCGTGGACTTCGCCGTGCTCGGCCTGGAAGAACGCGACAGCGGTGACGTGGCGCGCCGCCTGGGCGACGAGGCAACGTTCCAGCAGCTGGCCAAGCGCAATATCCAGACCCTGGCCAAATATCAGTTCCAGCGCATCGTCACCTGCGATCCGCACAGCTTCCATGTGCTCAAGAACGAATACGGCGCCCTTGGCGGCGAGTACCAGGTGCAGCACCACAGCACCTACATCGCTGAACTGATCGCCGCCGGCAAGCTCAATCTCGGCCAGCACAAGGGCGGCAGCGTCACCTATCACGATCCCTGCTACCTGGGCCGCTACAACGGCGAATACCAAGCCCCGCGCGATGTGCTCAAGGCCCTCGGTATCGAAGTGCGCGAAATGCAGCGCTCGGGCTTCCGTTCCCGCTGCTGTGGCGGAGGCGGCGGTGCGCCGATCACCGATATCCCCGGCAAGCAGCGTATCCCCGACATGCGCATGGACGATATCCGCGAAACCGAAGCGGAGCTGGTGGCGGTGGGTTGCCCGCAGTGCACGGCGATGCTCGAAGGCGTGGTCGAACCGCGCCCACAGATCAAGGACCTGGCCGAGCTGGTCGCCGATGTGCTGATCGAAGATGAGGCCCCCGCCAGCGCAAAGTCGCCAGCGGCCAAACGTGAACCTGCGGAGGTGCACTGA
- the dgcA gene encoding dimethylglycine demethylation protein DgcA yields the protein MAFEAMFQPIQIGKLTIRNRVLSTAHAEVYATDGGMTTDRYVKYYEEKAKGGIGLAICGGSSVVAIDSPQEWWASVNLSTDRIIPHFQNLADAMHKHGAKIMIQITHMGRRSRWDGFNWPTLMSPSGIREPVHRATCKTIEVEEIWRVIGNYAQAARRAKEGGLDGVELSAVHQHMIDQFWSPRVNKRTDEWGGTFEGRMKFGLEVLKAVRKEVGDDFCVGMRICGDEFHPDGLSHEDMKQIAAYYDATGMLDFIGVVGSGCDTHNTLANVIPNMSYPPEPFLHLAAGIKEVVKVPVLHAQNIKDPNQATRILEGGYVDMVGMTRAHMADPHLIAKIKMGQIDQIKQCVGANYCIDRQYQGLDVLCIQNAATSREYLGVPHIIEKTTGVKRKVVVVGAGPAGMEAARVAAERGHDVTLFEKKDQIGGQITIAAKAPQRDQIAGITRWYQLELARLKVDLRLGTAADVATIQDLRPDVIVLAVGGHSFLEQNEHWGAAEGLVVSSWDVLDGKVAPGKNVLVYDTICEFTGMSVADFIADKGSQVEIVTDDIKPGVAMGGTTFPTYYRSMYPKEVIMTGDMMLEKVYREGDKLVAVLENEYTGAKEERVVDQVVVENGVRPDEQLYYALKDGSRNKGQIDVEALFAIKPQPILSQPGEGYLLYRIGDCVAQRNVHAAIYDALRLCKDF from the coding sequence ATGGCCTTCGAAGCAATGTTCCAGCCGATCCAGATCGGCAAGCTGACCATCCGCAACCGCGTGCTCAGCACCGCGCACGCCGAGGTGTATGCCACCGACGGCGGCATGACCACCGACCGCTATGTGAAGTATTACGAAGAGAAGGCCAAGGGCGGCATCGGCCTGGCCATCTGCGGTGGATCGTCGGTGGTGGCCATCGACAGCCCGCAGGAGTGGTGGGCCTCGGTCAACCTGTCCACCGACCGCATCATCCCGCACTTCCAGAACCTCGCCGACGCCATGCACAAGCATGGCGCCAAGATCATGATCCAGATTACCCACATGGGTCGGCGCTCGCGTTGGGACGGCTTCAACTGGCCCACGCTGATGTCGCCATCGGGCATCCGTGAACCGGTGCACCGCGCCACCTGCAAGACCATCGAGGTGGAAGAGATCTGGCGGGTGATCGGCAACTACGCCCAGGCTGCGCGGCGGGCCAAGGAGGGCGGCCTGGACGGCGTCGAGCTGTCGGCCGTGCACCAGCACATGATCGACCAGTTCTGGAGCCCGCGGGTCAACAAGCGCACCGACGAATGGGGCGGCACCTTCGAAGGGCGCATGAAGTTCGGCCTGGAAGTGCTCAAGGCCGTGCGCAAGGAAGTCGGCGACGACTTCTGCGTGGGCATGCGCATCTGCGGTGACGAGTTCCACCCCGATGGCCTCAGCCACGAGGACATGAAGCAGATCGCCGCGTACTACGACGCCACCGGCATGCTCGATTTCATCGGCGTGGTCGGCTCGGGCTGCGACACCCACAACACCCTGGCCAACGTCATCCCCAACATGAGCTACCCGCCGGAGCCGTTCCTGCACCTGGCGGCCGGCATCAAGGAAGTGGTCAAGGTCCCGGTGCTGCACGCGCAGAACATAAAGGACCCGAACCAGGCCACGCGCATTCTCGAAGGCGGCTACGTGGACATGGTCGGCATGACCCGCGCGCACATGGCCGACCCGCACCTGATCGCCAAGATCAAGATGGGCCAGATCGACCAGATCAAGCAGTGCGTCGGTGCCAACTACTGCATCGACCGTCAGTACCAAGGCCTGGATGTGCTGTGCATCCAGAACGCCGCCACCTCCCGTGAATACCTGGGCGTGCCGCACATCATCGAGAAGACCACCGGGGTCAAGCGCAAGGTGGTAGTGGTTGGCGCAGGCCCCGCCGGCATGGAAGCAGCCCGCGTGGCAGCCGAACGTGGTCACGACGTGACCCTGTTCGAGAAGAAGGACCAGATTGGCGGGCAGATCACCATCGCCGCCAAGGCCCCGCAGCGTGACCAGATTGCCGGTATCACCCGCTGGTACCAGCTGGAGCTGGCACGTCTGAAGGTCGACCTGCGCCTGGGCACTGCCGCCGACGTGGCGACCATCCAGGACCTGCGCCCGGATGTGATCGTGCTGGCGGTGGGCGGGCACTCGTTCCTTGAACAGAACGAGCACTGGGGCGCTGCAGAAGGCCTGGTGGTCAGCAGCTGGGACGTGCTCGACGGCAAGGTCGCGCCGGGCAAGAACGTGCTGGTGTACGACACCATCTGTGAGTTCACCGGCATGTCGGTGGCCGACTTCATTGCCGACAAGGGCAGCCAGGTCGAGATCGTCACCGACGACATCAAGCCGGGCGTGGCCATGGGCGGCACCACCTTCCCGACCTACTACCGCAGCATGTACCCGAAGGAAGTGATCATGACCGGCGACATGATGCTGGAAAAGGTCTACCGCGAGGGCGACAAGCTGGTGGCGGTGCTCGAGAACGAGTACACCGGCGCCAAGGAAGAACGGGTGGTCGACCAGGTGGTGGTGGAGAACGGTGTGCGCCCCGACGAGCAGCTGTACTACGCGCTCAAGGACGGTTCGCGCAACAAGGGCCAGATCGACGTGGAGGCGCTGTTCGCCATCAAGCCGCAGCCGATCCTCAGCCAGCCGGGCGAGGGCTACCTGCTGTACCGCATCGGCGACTGCGTGGCCCAGCGCAACGTGCATGCGGCGATCTACGACGCCTTGCGGCTGTGCAAGGATTTCTGA
- the ilvD gene encoding dihydroxy-acid dehydratase — translation MPDYRSKTSTHGRNMAGARALWRATGMKDEDFKKPIIAIANSFTQFVPGHVHLKDLGQLVAREIERAGGVAKEFNTIAVDDGIAMGHDGMLYSLPSREIIADAVEYMVNAHCADAIVCISNCDKITPGMLMAALRLNIPVIFVSGGPMEAGKTKLASHGLDLVDAMVIAADSTASDEKVAEYERSACPTCGSCSGMFTANSMNCLTEALGLALPGNGSTLATHSDREQLFLTAGRTIVELCKRYYGEGDASVLPRSIANFKAFENAMMLDIAMGGSTNTILHLLAAAQEGEVDFDLRDIDRLSRKVPQLCKVAPNIQKYHMEDVHRAGGIFSILGSLARGGLLHTDLPTVHSASMEEAIAKWDITQTDDEAVHTFFKAGPAGIPTQTAFSQSTRWETLDDDRENGCIRSFEHAYSQEGGLAVLYGNIALDGCVVKTAGVDESIHVFEGNAKIFESQDSAVRGILADEVKAGDIVIIRYEGPKGGPGMQEMLYPTSYLKSKGLGKACALLTDGRFSGGTSGLSIGHASPEAAAGGAIGLVRDGDKVLIDIPNRSINLLVSDEELAARRVEQDKKGWKPAEVRPRKVTTALKAYALLATSADKGAVRNKAMLEGL, via the coding sequence ATGCCTGATTATCGTTCCAAGACCTCCACCCATGGCCGCAACATGGCCGGCGCCCGTGCCCTGTGGCGCGCCACCGGGATGAAGGATGAAGACTTCAAGAAACCGATCATCGCCATCGCCAACTCGTTCACCCAGTTCGTCCCGGGGCACGTGCACCTGAAGGACCTGGGCCAGTTGGTCGCCCGCGAGATCGAACGCGCCGGTGGCGTGGCCAAGGAATTCAACACCATCGCCGTCGATGACGGCATCGCCATGGGCCACGACGGCATGCTGTACTCGCTGCCCAGCCGCGAGATCATTGCCGACGCCGTCGAGTACATGGTCAACGCCCACTGCGCCGACGCCATCGTCTGCATTTCCAACTGCGACAAGATCACCCCCGGCATGCTGATGGCCGCCCTGCGCCTGAACATCCCGGTGATCTTCGTCTCCGGCGGCCCGATGGAAGCCGGCAAGACCAAGCTGGCCAGCCACGGCCTGGACCTGGTCGACGCCATGGTCATCGCCGCCGACTCCACCGCCTCCGACGAAAAAGTCGCCGAGTATGAGCGCAGCGCCTGCCCGACCTGCGGTTCGTGCTCCGGCATGTTCACCGCCAACTCGATGAACTGCCTGACCGAGGCCCTGGGCCTGGCTCTGCCGGGCAACGGCTCCACGTTGGCGACCCACTCCGACCGCGAGCAGCTGTTCCTTACCGCGGGCCGCACCATCGTTGAGCTGTGCAAACGCTACTACGGCGAGGGCGATGCGTCCGTGCTGCCGCGCAGCATCGCCAACTTCAAGGCGTTCGAGAACGCCATGATGCTCGACATCGCCATGGGCGGCTCGACCAACACCATCCTGCACCTGCTGGCCGCGGCCCAGGAAGGCGAGGTGGACTTCGACCTGCGCGACATCGATCGCCTGTCGCGCAAGGTGCCGCAGCTGTGCAAGGTGGCGCCGAACATCCAGAAGTACCACATGGAAGACGTGCATCGCGCCGGCGGCATCTTCAGCATTCTCGGCTCGCTGGCCCGTGGCGGCCTGCTGCACACCGACCTGCCGACCGTGCACAGCGCCAGCATGGAGGAAGCCATCGCCAAGTGGGACATCACCCAGACCGATGACGAAGCCGTGCACACGTTCTTCAAGGCAGGCCCGGCCGGTATCCCCACGCAAACCGCCTTCAGCCAGTCGACCCGCTGGGAGACCCTGGACGACGACCGCGAAAACGGCTGCATCCGCAGCTTCGAGCACGCCTACTCGCAAGAGGGCGGCCTGGCCGTGCTGTACGGCAACATCGCTCTGGACGGCTGCGTGGTGAAGACCGCCGGCGTGGATGAGTCGATCCACGTGTTCGAGGGCAACGCGAAGATCTTCGAGAGCCAGGACAGCGCCGTGCGCGGTATCCTCGCCGACGAAGTGAAGGCCGGCGATATCGTCATCATTCGCTACGAAGGCCCGAAAGGCGGCCCGGGCATGCAGGAGATGCTCTACCCGACCTCGTACTTGAAATCCAAGGGCCTGGGCAAGGCGTGCGCGCTGCTCACCGATGGCCGCTTCTCCGGCGGCACCTCGGGCCTGTCCATCGGCCATGCCTCGCCGGAAGCTGCCGCAGGCGGCGCCATTGGCCTGGTGCGCGATGGCGACAAGGTGCTGATCGACATCCCCAACCGGTCGATCAACCTGCTGGTCAGCGATGAAGAGCTGGCTGCGCGCCGTGTCGAGCAGGACAAGAAGGGCTGGAAGCCGGCGGAAGTGCGCCCACGTAAAGTGACCACTGCGTTGAAGGCCTATGCCCTGCTGGCCACCAGCGCCGACAAGGGCGCGGTGCGCAACAAGGCAATGCTCGAAGGGCTGTGA
- a CDS encoding DUF5943 domain-containing protein, translating to MAKIAPQLPIEVDSETGVWTSDALPMLYVPRHFFVNNHMGIEEVLGADAYAEILYKAGYKSAWHWCEKEAECHGLEGVAVFEHYMKRLSQRGWGLFEIQDIDLDKGTCSVKLKHSAFVYVYGKCGRKVDYMFTGWFAGAMDQILAARGSSIRTVAEQVYGGSEEGHEDGLFVTKPL from the coding sequence ATGGCCAAGATCGCCCCGCAATTGCCAATCGAAGTCGACAGCGAGACCGGTGTCTGGACCAGCGACGCGCTGCCGATGCTGTACGTGCCGCGGCATTTCTTCGTCAATAACCACATGGGCATCGAGGAAGTGCTGGGCGCCGACGCCTACGCCGAGATCCTCTACAAGGCCGGCTACAAGTCCGCCTGGCACTGGTGCGAGAAAGAGGCCGAGTGCCATGGCCTGGAAGGGGTGGCGGTGTTCGAGCACTACATGAAGCGCCTGAGCCAGCGTGGCTGGGGCCTGTTCGAGATCCAGGATATCGACCTGGATAAAGGCACCTGCAGCGTCAAGCTCAAGCACTCGGCGTTCGTGTACGTGTACGGCAAGTGCGGCCGTAAGGTCGACTACATGTTCACCGGCTGGTTCGCCGGCGCCATGGACCAGATTCTCGCCGCTCGCGGCAGCTCGATCCGCACCGTGGCCGAGCAGGTCTACGGCGGGTCGGAAGAAGGCCACGAAGATGGCCTGTTCGTTACAAAGCCGTTGTAA
- a CDS encoding dipeptidase, producing the protein MSPAELHADSIVIDGLIIAKWNRELFEDMRKGGLTAANCTVSVWEGFKATVDNIASSQKLIRDNSDLVMPVRTTADIRKAKELGKTGILFGFQNAHAFEDQIAYVDVFKQLGVGIVQMCYNTQNLVGTGCYERDGGLSGFGREIVAEMNRVGIMCDLSHVGSKTSEEVILESKKPVCYSHCLPSGLKEHPRNKSDAELKFIADHGGFVGVTMFAPFLAKGIDSTIDDYAEAIEYTMNIVGEDAIGIGTDFTQGHGQDFFEYLTHDKGYARRLTNFGKIINPLGIRTVGEFPNLTETLLKRGHSERVVRKIMGENWVNVLKDVWGE; encoded by the coding sequence ATGAGCCCAGCCGAACTTCACGCCGACAGTATCGTCATCGACGGCCTGATCATTGCCAAATGGAACCGCGAGCTGTTCGAGGACATGCGCAAGGGCGGGCTGACCGCGGCCAACTGCACGGTGTCGGTGTGGGAGGGCTTCAAGGCTACCGTCGACAACATCGCTTCCAGCCAGAAGCTGATCCGCGACAACAGCGACCTGGTGATGCCGGTGCGTACTACCGCCGACATCCGCAAGGCCAAGGAACTGGGCAAGACCGGCATCCTCTTCGGCTTCCAGAACGCCCACGCGTTCGAGGACCAGATCGCCTACGTCGACGTGTTCAAGCAACTGGGCGTGGGCATCGTGCAGATGTGCTACAACACCCAGAACCTGGTCGGCACCGGCTGCTACGAGCGTGACGGCGGGCTGTCGGGCTTCGGCCGCGAAATCGTCGCCGAGATGAACCGCGTCGGCATCATGTGCGACCTGTCCCATGTCGGTTCGAAAACCTCCGAGGAGGTCATCCTCGAATCGAAGAAGCCGGTCTGCTATTCCCACTGCCTGCCCTCGGGCCTCAAGGAACATCCGCGCAACAAGTCCGATGCAGAGCTGAAGTTCATCGCCGACCACGGCGGCTTCGTCGGCGTGACCATGTTCGCGCCGTTCCTGGCCAAAGGCATCGACTCGACCATCGACGACTACGCCGAGGCCATCGAGTACACCATGAACATTGTCGGTGAAGACGCCATCGGTATCGGTACCGACTTCACCCAGGGCCACGGCCAGGACTTCTTCGAGTACCTCACTCACGACAAGGGCTACGCCCGGCGCCTGACCAACTTCGGCAAGATCATCAACCCGCTGGGCATCCGCACCGTCGGCGAGTTCCCCAACCTGACCGAGACGCTGCTCAAGCGCGGCCATTCCGAGCGCGTGGTGCGCAAGATCATGGGCGAAAACTGGGTCAACGTCCTAAAGGACGTCTGGGGCGAGTGA
- a CDS encoding DUF4153 domain-containing protein has protein sequence MPAQRRSFLFYVVIGLIQGVVWLTTVKGEGQLLGFSLSVALCVAVAVAGVNLQLLGSAVLQRGTGWLVLGLTVLLSGISAWLLDTGHMGWLQQTWCLAAVVLAYIGTAFILAWPTGEGLRLRYEDLFRHAWNNVFIVFLAQLLTGLFWQLLWLCALLFSMLGIPQVKDAVESPVFLWLVLPVVFSLGMRMGRENEKIIGLLRGILLTLCRFLLPLSALIAVLFTLTLPFSGLQPVWNTGYSTTLLLVLAGINLFLVNGVFQDGRQGSVYPAPLKRLVEASLLCLPVLVGLAAYASWLRIDQYGLTPSRIMASMLVGVMLAHGLAAVWSVLASRQAWLHSLRLSNPWIALLSALLVVVFYTPLLDPQALSARNQVQRLVNGYTPITEFDAETLYRDLGQPGREAFEQLEQRLQTDELFDAGRREQLLAQMAQVRQPTVAEDHGPKFEWLGPVQSSSESLADATLAQSQCGGKGCYLWAVDLDGDGHNEVLMIPRHTYASQLFVFTWEDREWREVGSLSGNMENLESLANGIREGAVKLVAPRYKTLSIDGQELRPDFRR, from the coding sequence ATGCCAGCGCAAAGACGCTCCTTTTTGTTCTACGTCGTCATCGGCCTGATTCAGGGCGTGGTGTGGCTCACCACCGTGAAGGGGGAGGGTCAGCTGCTGGGTTTCAGCCTGTCGGTAGCCCTGTGCGTCGCGGTGGCGGTAGCGGGCGTGAACCTGCAACTGCTTGGCAGCGCGGTGCTGCAGCGTGGCACCGGCTGGTTGGTACTGGGCCTGACCGTGCTGCTCAGCGGGATCAGTGCCTGGCTCCTCGATACCGGGCATATGGGCTGGCTGCAGCAGACCTGGTGCCTGGCCGCCGTCGTGCTGGCCTATATCGGTACCGCGTTCATTCTCGCCTGGCCGACCGGCGAAGGGCTGCGCCTGCGCTACGAAGACCTGTTCCGGCATGCCTGGAACAACGTGTTCATTGTCTTCCTGGCACAGCTGCTGACCGGCCTGTTCTGGCAACTGCTGTGGTTGTGCGCGCTGCTGTTCAGCATGCTGGGTATCCCGCAGGTCAAGGACGCGGTGGAGTCACCGGTGTTTCTCTGGCTGGTGTTGCCGGTGGTGTTTTCGCTGGGCATGCGCATGGGGCGGGAAAACGAGAAGATCATCGGCCTGCTGCGCGGCATCCTGCTGACGCTGTGCCGCTTCCTGTTGCCGCTCAGCGCGCTGATCGCCGTGCTGTTCACCCTGACATTGCCATTCTCCGGCCTGCAACCGGTGTGGAACACCGGCTATTCGACCACCCTTCTGCTGGTACTGGCGGGCATCAACCTGTTCCTGGTCAACGGCGTGTTCCAGGATGGCCGGCAAGGTAGCGTCTACCCCGCGCCGCTCAAGCGCCTGGTGGAGGCCAGCCTGTTGTGCCTGCCGGTGCTGGTGGGCCTGGCGGCCTATGCGAGCTGGCTGCGTATCGACCAATACGGGCTTACACCGTCACGGATCATGGCGTCGATGCTGGTGGGCGTGATGCTGGCGCACGGCCTGGCGGCGGTCTGGTCGGTGCTGGCTTCGCGCCAGGCCTGGCTGCACAGCCTGCGCCTGAGCAATCCATGGATCGCCCTGCTCAGTGCGCTGCTGGTGGTGGTGTTCTACACGCCGCTGCTCGATCCGCAGGCATTGAGTGCGAGGAACCAGGTCCAGCGCCTGGTCAACGGGTACACGCCGATCACCGAGTTCGACGCCGAGACCTTGTATCGCGACCTCGGCCAGCCGGGGCGTGAAGCCTTCGAGCAGCTTGAGCAGCGGCTGCAGACAGATGAACTGTTCGATGCGGGCCGCCGCGAGCAGTTGCTGGCGCAGATGGCCCAGGTGCGTCAACCGACAGTGGCCGAAGACCATGGCCCGAAGTTCGAGTGGCTCGGGCCGGTGCAGTCGAGTAGCGAATCATTGGCCGACGCGACGCTTGCGCAAAGCCAGTGCGGTGGCAAGGGCTGCTACCTGTGGGCAGTCGACCTGGATGGCGACGGGCACAACGAAGTGCTGATGATCCCCCGGCACACCTATGCATCGCAGCTGTTCGTGTTCACCTGGGAAGACCGCGAGTGGCGCGAGGTGGGCAGCCTGAGCGGCAACATGGAAAACCTCGAAAGCCTGGCCAACGGGATTCGCGAGGGGGCGGTGAAACTGGTGGCGCCGCGTTACAAGACGCTGAGCATCGATGGCCAGGAGCTGCGGCCGGACTTCAGGCGCTAG
- a CDS encoding electron transfer flavoprotein subunit alpha/FixB family protein translates to MSDIIRRDPRAEWIARNRLHPLHAAMQTQQTSWMGPNGLMRKNPHAIAAGFIGPNGLKRIDRSGAQQGTGVGGRRTAAAEVQLPLHQVAAPAFYIAVVPDMVGGRLGSHDRDLLGLAHSLAGSDGAVLAVVFGEHKESNFSTAGVDRLLVIEGEAFEGYAPEQQVQGLRAVDNQFAPRHWLLPDSRTGGGELGRRFGAALGERPATRVWQVKDGQCIGRAGAGQQDIQREVPRLILAAVECAEPVSETRHEALPVELSTGVARSMSRIEDLGSVAVDPAAIAMAEAEFIVSGGNGVKDWDLYHQATAALGATEGASRVAVDDGFMPRNRQVGATGTWVTARVYVAVGISGAIQHLQGIGACDKVVAINMDPGCDMIKRADLSVIGDSSAILQALIEAVDNYRSGGQRDAA, encoded by the coding sequence ATGAGCGACATCATCCGCCGCGACCCACGCGCCGAGTGGATCGCCCGTAACCGTCTGCACCCGCTGCATGCGGCCATGCAGACGCAACAAACCAGCTGGATGGGCCCCAATGGGCTGATGCGCAAGAACCCCCATGCGATTGCTGCCGGTTTCATCGGTCCCAACGGCCTCAAGCGCATCGACCGTAGCGGCGCCCAGCAGGGCACTGGTGTGGGTGGGCGGCGCACAGCCGCCGCCGAGGTACAGCTGCCGCTGCACCAGGTTGCCGCGCCCGCGTTCTATATCGCCGTGGTCCCGGACATGGTCGGTGGCCGTCTCGGCAGCCACGACCGCGACCTGCTCGGCCTGGCCCACAGCTTGGCCGGTAGCGACGGTGCGGTGCTGGCCGTGGTGTTTGGCGAGCACAAGGAAAGCAACTTTTCCACAGCCGGCGTCGACCGCCTGCTGGTCATCGAGGGTGAGGCCTTCGAAGGTTATGCACCGGAACAACAAGTTCAGGGCCTGCGGGCTGTGGATAACCAGTTCGCACCGCGCCACTGGCTGCTGCCTGACAGCCGCACTGGTGGCGGCGAACTGGGCCGGCGCTTCGGCGCAGCCCTGGGCGAACGCCCGGCAACGAGGGTGTGGCAGGTCAAGGATGGCCAGTGCATCGGCCGTGCAGGCGCAGGTCAGCAGGATATCCAGCGTGAGGTGCCGCGCTTGATCCTGGCCGCCGTCGAATGTGCCGAGCCGGTGAGTGAAACCCGCCATGAAGCCCTGCCGGTGGAGTTGTCCACAGGCGTGGCACGCAGCATGTCGCGCATCGAAGACCTTGGCTCGGTGGCCGTGGACCCGGCCGCCATCGCCATGGCCGAGGCCGAGTTCATCGTCTCCGGCGGCAACGGCGTCAAGGACTGGGACCTGTATCACCAGGCCACTGCCGCCTTGGGCGCTACCGAAGGCGCGTCGCGGGTGGCGGTGGACGATGGCTTCATGCCGCGCAACCGCCAGGTCGGCGCCACCGGCACCTGGGTTACCGCGCGGGTTTATGTGGCTGTGGGTATCTCCGGCGCCATCCAGCACCTGCAGGGCATCGGTGCCTGCGACAAGGTGGTGGCAATCAACATGGATCCGGGCTGCGACATGATCAAACGGGCTGACCTGTCGGTGATTGGCGACAGTTCGGCGATTCTCCAGGCACTGATCGAGGCTGTGGACAACTACCGCAGCGGCGGTCAGCGCGACGCGGCATAG
- a CDS encoding lysozyme inhibitor LprI family protein — protein sequence MKSMAWLVLLAVAFGAHAAEEESTPCDNVETDQQGYACAAYNKQTAERELKAAYDDLMQRIRDQYADESDKAAALSGKMEAAEKLWTQLRDADCKVETWAEKPGSKAFEAAWDTCVAQRSDERSEYLQGIGQQ from the coding sequence ATGAAATCAATGGCATGGCTGGTCTTGCTGGCAGTGGCTTTCGGCGCGCACGCCGCCGAAGAGGAGAGCACCCCCTGCGACAACGTCGAGACCGACCAGCAGGGCTATGCCTGCGCCGCCTACAACAAGCAGACCGCCGAACGCGAGCTGAAGGCGGCCTATGACGACCTCATGCAGCGCATTCGCGACCAGTACGCGGATGAAAGCGACAAGGCCGCGGCGCTGAGCGGCAAGATGGAAGCCGCCGAGAAACTCTGGACGCAGCTGCGTGACGCCGACTGCAAGGTCGAGACCTGGGCCGAGAAACCCGGGAGCAAGGCGTTCGAGGCAGCGTGGGACACCTGCGTGGCGCAACGTAGCGATGAGCGGTCGGAGTACCTGCAGGGCATCGGCCAGCAATGA